One genomic region from Anopheles bellator chromosome 2, idAnoBellAS_SP24_06.2, whole genome shotgun sequence encodes:
- the LOC131207640 gene encoding uncharacterized protein LOC131207640 codes for MDIKGSTMKMPTVGLILYFVLVSSLPYFVKCSDQKAPGRILPSLTLLPPRAIQSSETNSPINIFDTANIESNSYKGLVGRPGIDFPVLTHIPRTVFQCENHGNGYFADLETRCQVFHICDDGKKISFLCPNGTIFRQLDLICDWWFKVDCASTPNHYAESTEMLVQATRARLQSKHPIAQPINPNDQRLQIDLQYKRLLLDNMSSQHSHQLSAEIPIENEMKLNRRMDAVHLEEPAIGNFSGIVNRFRSRKGRTKKLFTSGTSDLPDRSQSASFASIAQKMFDTYYDNDQKLVKISGRFDERPDSDSNNTTEEKKSKEAAKTSNNNNALDYIPYTTARKLNLNGKFTQFYSPTVPTFLTRTAVTTNNGNDSRKSTSKTKNAETVDKQSYRQRSIDTQESVMDHAMEIMKTIESLKIEDIIKNGDAKVFAKTFNDQNPKTNNSRQTSGPSEVRSEHYLLHTPAINSKLKQDSVEFSLLNAERHKRPAQRKLDIDVGNRPLLTRNTLNAYDRLFYSKQIEKHTLNNNTGNDLTYIDSTLDHDLEGQASRYPVLGMTNSSQIRELAQIFTHALSAYLQDPIAFRQILTEIRPKAPTVFTIVDKSDTFGEVIDTTTSSPNIATVFYAPLKVEENLESSDLSDTITPLATTASSYSTLPTDLTTTQFRVGSQQRTYNSDAIKEGKSLSIQLITSRRNELADEVNGELGTQSSTNYFEHGSTYDKLRKTPHKLDSLYTTAPLNEGSYNVYSDMYTSKNYPDLSTTTQVQSSTSETTETVTTFKSLLRPPLKILTQALVLQTPKSTTILEDDEELQRAQSGSILGSSQRKKIYDRHDSSKYTIINLENFKHAYANAADTTTISTSPSTVGVNSFQTVNETTVPQNHSRSTTSYTVIFDPLTINDELMELHNPNPTIANLPASHQINQYILNDSYKSKSSLVSVTGTQTHQQTTASPSWSGTTYTDFAEPDLAGMQKKANEMFGDLSDAQANKLMSVMKMADTDTSMRKLILLLIRTCGDDPSASNDESRKALLDALINVEGVNTNSDPLSYRNEFILTRDAEHRQGRLLADVISNGNANGMNITGTTENYAASNDVQLENNTAHESSEVYADEEEFFKSQQQTSIYTTAATTIMQYASYDAETSYLPMDSTREGLPNKSDVKERTQITTQLPPDFQTTAEHTTTEPTTESTIAYGTTGLVHENVFPTTRIGDVSISSVESFESNRSDVEKDQHISTFHRHPKDLNDSFGDPSNNPRVNQFSSSHRSDTRALELLKSLYSLAARWG; via the exons ATGGACATTAAGGGCTCTACTATGAAAATGCCAACCGTTGGAttgattttatatttcg TTTTGGTATCTTCCCTACCATACTTTGTTAAATGTTCGGATCAGAAAGCTCCTGGACGAATCCTTCCGAGCCTAACGCTTTTACCACCGCGGGCCATCCAAAGCAGCGAAACAAATTCACCTATTAATATATTTGACACAGCAAACATAGAATCAAATAGCTACAAAGGTTTAGTTGGACGCCCTGGTATTGACTTTCCAGTTTTAACACACATCCCTCGTACAGTATTTCAATGCGAAAACCATGGTAATGGATACTTCGCCGATCTTGAAACACGTTGCCAG GTATTTCACATATGCGATGACGGAAAGAAAATCTCATTCCTTTGCCCGAATGGAACAATATTTCGCCAGTTGGATCTGATTTGTGACTGGTGGTTCAAAGTGGACTGCGCCTCAACACCAAATCATTATGCAGAGAGCACAGAGATGCTGGTACAAGCAACACGAGCCCGACTTCAAAGCAAGCATCCCATTGCCCAGCCTATCAATCCGAATGATCAACGTCTGCAAATCGATCTGCAATATAAACGACTGCTATTGGACAACATGTCTTCACAACACTCGCATCAACTATCAGCCGAGATACCaatcgaaaatgaaatgaaattgaatcggCGGATGGATGCAGTACATTTGGAGGAACCTGCAATAGGAAACTTTAGTGGAATTGTCAATCGTTTTCGTAGCCGAAAAGGCAGAACAAAGAAGCTATTTACATCCGGTACCAGCGACTTACCAGATAGGTCACAAAGTGCATCATTTGCATCGATCGCTCAAAAGATGTTCGACACGTATTACGACAATGATCAAAAGCTTGTGAAGATCAGTGGAAGATTCGACGAAAGACCCGATTCGGAttcaaacaacacaacggaagaaaaaaaatctaaagAAGCTGCTAAAACcagcaacaataataacgCTCTCGACTATATACCGTATACAACGGCGCGTAAACTGAATTTGAATGGCAAATTTACGCAATTTTATTCTCCAACTGTACCCACGTTCCTCACCAGAACTGCGGTGACCACTAACAATGGCAATGATAGCAGAAAATCaacatcaaaaacaaaaaatgctgaAACTGTGGACAAACAAAGTTATCGACAACGTTCCATAGATACGCAAGAATCAGTTATGGATCACGCAATGGAAATTATGAAGACCAttgaaagtttaaaaatagaaGATATAATCAAAAATGGAGATGCTAAAGTCTTCGCTAAGACGTTTAACGATCAAAATCCTAAGACTAATAATTCTAGACAAACTTCTGGGCCATCAGAAGTTCGATCTgaacattatttattgcatACACCAGCAATAAACAGCAAGCTTAAGCAGGACTCAGTAGAGTTTTCTTTATTGAACGCGGAGCGTCACAAGCGACCAGCTCAACGAAAATTAGATATCGATGTCGGCAACAGACCATTGCTCACTCGAAATACACTGAATGCGTATGATCGTCTTTTCTATTCTAAACAAATCGAGAAGCACACTCTAAACAATAACACAGGAAATGATCTGACCTACATAGATTCAACATTAGATCATGATTTAGAAGGACAAGCCAGTCGGTATCCCGTGCTGGGCATGACAAACTCCTCACAGATACGTGAGTTGGCGCAGATTTTTACACATGCACTATCTGCATACTTGCAAGATCCGATCGCTTTTCGACAAATCTTGACAGAAATTCGGCCGAAAGCTCCGACAGTTTTTACAATAGTCGACAAAAGCGACACATTTGGTGAAGTAATAGATACTACAACTAGTTCCCCAAACATTGCTACAGTCTTTTATGCGCCATTGAAAGTAGAAGAAAATTTGGAATCGTCTGACCTCTCAGACACAATAACTCCATTAGCGACAACAGCTTCTTCCTACTCCACTCTTCCTACTGATTTGACAACAACTCAATTTCGAGTCGGTTCACAACAAAGGACTTACAACTCCGACGCAATAAAAGAAGGTAAAAGTTTATCGATTCAGCTTATCACAAGCCGACGGAATGAATTAGCAGATGAAGTGAACGGTGAGTTAGGTACGCAATCTTCTACTAATTATTTTGAACACGGCAGTACTTACGATAAGTTACGGAAAACCCCACATAAGCTCGACTCTTTGTATACTACAGCGCCATTGAACGAAGGGTCATATAACGTATATTCTGATATGTACACTTCCAAGAATTACCCCGATTTATCCACTACTACTCAAGTACAATCGTCCACAAGTGAAACGACTGAGACCGTCACAACATTCAAATCACTTCTAAGGCCTCCCTTGAAAATTTTAACGCAAGCTCTAGTTTTACAAACaccaaaatcaacaaccatactggaagacgacgaggaACTGCAGAGAGCTCAAAGTGGTTCTATCCTTGGATCATCACAACGCAAAAAAATATATGATCGGCATGATAGCAGTAAATATACAATTATAAATTTAGAAAACTTTAAACATGCATATGCTAATGCTGCGGACACAACAACTATCAGCACATCACCTTCTACGGTTGGAGTTAATAGCTTTCAAACAGTTAATGAAACAACTGTTCCACAAAATCACTCTCGTTCTACAACGTCGTACACAGTAATCTTCGATCCACTTACTATCAACGATGAGTTGATGGAACTTCACAATCCAAATCCTACTATTGCCAATCTTCCTGCTTCGCACCAAATTAATCAGTATATATTGAACGATTCTTATAAGAGCAAATCTTCGTTGGTATCGGTCACTGGAACACAAACCCACCAACAAACTACAGCTTCACCCTCCTGGTCTGGAACAACTTACACTGACTTTGCAGAACCGGACCTTGCCGGgatgcaaaaaaaagcgaacgaaatgtTTGGTGATCTGAGTGACGCACAAGCGAATAAGTTGATGAGTGTAATGAAAATGGCGGATACCGATACATCAATgagaaaactaattttattgTTGATACGTACATGCGGCGACGATCCATCGGCTTCAAATGATGAATCCCGCAAGGCTCTTCTTGATGCACTTATTAACGTAGAAGGTGTAAACACAAATTCGGATCCTCTGTCTTATCGCAATGAATTTATACTTACCCGTGATGCAGAACATCGACAAGGACGATTGCTCGCGGATGTAATATCAAATGGTAATGCAAATGGAATGAATATAACTGGCACAACGGAAAACTATGCTGCATCTAATGACGTCCAATTAGAAAATAACACAGCCCACGAAAGTAGCGAAGTGTATGCTGATGAAGAGGAATTCTTCaaatcacaacaacaaacatcaatTTACACAACGGCGGCTACAACAATCATGCAATATGCTTCTTACGATGCAGAAACTAGCTACTTACCAATGGATAGCACGCGGGAAGGTTTGCCAAACAAAAGTGATGTTAAAGAAAGAACACAAATTACAACTCAACTACCACCTGACTTTCAAACAACAGCTGAACATACCACGACCGAGCCTACAACCGAATCTACAATAGCCTATGGAACGACAGGATTAGTACACGAAAATGTATTCCCAACAACGCGCATCGGGGACGTATCTATTTCATCAGTAGAATCTTTTGAATCAAATCGATCGGATGTAGAAAAGGATCAACATATATCTACTTTCCACCGTCACCCGAAAGATCTAAATGATTCTTTTGGAGACCCCTCAAATAATCCGAGGGTCAATCAATTTAGCTCGTCGCACCGTTCTGATACGCGCGCTCTAGAACTACTAAAGTCACTTTACTCGTTAGCCGCTCGTTGGGGTTGA